The following proteins are co-located in the Argopecten irradians isolate NY chromosome 9, Ai_NY, whole genome shotgun sequence genome:
- the LOC138330771 gene encoding uncharacterized PE-PGRS family protein PE_PGRS36-like encodes MTFLFVCMASVIVVGANAAGYGIGNYGYRGMNGYGGMNGYGGMNGYGGMNGYGGMNGYGGGMNNRMMGGRYKRGAYGGGMGGMGGMPGMGRMGGMGGMMGGKGMGMGGMPGMGMGGKGMGMGGMGGMGGMMGGKGMGGMGMGGMPGMGMGGKGMGMGGMMGGKGMGGMGMGGMPGMGGMGGMMGGKGMGGMGMGGMPGMGMGGKGMGMGGMMGGKGMGGMGMGGMPGMGGMGGMMGGKGMGGMGMGGMPGMGGMMGGKGMGGMGMGGMPGMGGMGGMMGGKGGMGGGMGGGMGGMGGAKY; translated from the exons ATGACTTTCCTCTTCGTTTGCATGGCTTCTGTCATAGTTGTTGGTGCCAACGCTGCCG GATATGGAATTGGAAATTACGGTTACCGAGGAATGAACGGATACGGAGGAATGAACGGTTACGGAGGAATGAACGGATACGGAGGAATGAATGGATACGGAGGAATGAACGGTTACGGAGGAGGAATGAACAACAGAATGATGGGTGGAC GTTACAAGCGTG GCGCTTATGGCGGTGGAATGGGAGGAATGGGCGGTATGCCAGGAATGGGAAGAATGGGCGGTATGGGCGGTATGATGGGCGGAAAGGGAATGGGAATGGGCGGTATGCCTGGAATGGGAATGGGCGGTAAAGGCATGGGAATGGGCGGTATGGGCGGTATGGGCGGTATGATGGGCGGAAAAGGCATGGGAGGAATGGGAATGGGCGGTATGCCAGGAATGGGAATGGGCGGAAAAGGCATGGGAATGGGCGGTATGATGGGCGGAAAAGGCATGGGAGGCATGGGAATGGGCGGTATGCCAGGAATGGGAGGCATGGGCGGTATGATGGGCGGTAAAGGAATGGGAGGCATGGGAATGGGCGGTATGCCAGGAATGGGAATGGGCGGAAAAGGCATGGGAATGGGCGGTATGATGGGCGGAAAAGGCATGGGAGGCATGGGAATGGGCGGTATGCCAGGAATGGGAGGCATGGGCGGTATGATGGGCGGTAAAGGAATGGGTGGTATGGGAATGGGCGGTATGCCAGGAATGGGAGGTATGATGGGCGGAAAAGGAATGGGTGGTATGGGAATGGGCGGTATGCCAGGAATGGGCGGTATGGGCGGCATGATGGGAGGAAAAGGAGGAATGGGCGGAGGCATGGGCGGAGGAATGGGAGGCATGG GCGGTGCCAAATACTAG
- the LOC138330978 gene encoding acanthoscurrin-2-like, with translation MGGTGGMGGGMNAGGFGGMGGGMGGGKGGFGGMGGGPGGFGGIGGGSGGFGGMGGFGGMGGGKGGFGGMGSSMGGFGGMGGGNAGFGGMGGQSGMGGQSGFGGKGY, from the exons ATGGGCGGTACCGGCGGAATGGGAGGTGGAATGAACGCAGGCGGATTCGGCGGTATGGGCGGAGGAATGGGCGGAGGTAAAGGAGGATTCGGCGGAATGGGCGGAGGTCCAGGTGGATTCGGCGGAATTGGCGGAGGTTCAGGTGGATTCGGTGGAATGGGAGGTTTCGGCGGAATGGGCGGCGGAAAAGGTGGATTCGGAGGAATGGGCAGTAGCATGGGAGGTTTCGGAGGAATGGGAGGCGGAAATGCCGGTTTCGGTGGAATGGGCGGTCAAAGTGGAATGGGCGGTCAAAGTGGATTTGGCGGAAAAG gTTATTAA